The Kitasatospora sp. NBC_00374 genome has a segment encoding these proteins:
- a CDS encoding helix-turn-helix domain-containing protein, with translation MTVSQELYSVEQVAELLGLHVRTVRGYVRDGRLKAVRIGKQYRIARQDLEALTGRPVEAPSPSPAPGARHSEVTGVVRIDAIDRATVDRLTTLLTASLGGRARGGEPLRVETVHDEERASLKIIVIGGLEDSAEVLRLIALLTD, from the coding sequence ATGACCGTGTCGCAGGAGCTGTACTCGGTGGAGCAGGTGGCCGAGCTGTTGGGGCTGCACGTGCGGACGGTGCGCGGCTATGTCCGGGACGGGCGGCTGAAGGCCGTCCGGATCGGCAAGCAGTACCGGATCGCCAGACAGGACCTGGAGGCCCTCACCGGCCGGCCCGTCGAGGCGCCGTCGCCCTCCCCCGCGCCGGGTGCCCGGCACAGCGAGGTGACCGGCGTCGTGCGGATCGACGCGATCGACCGGGCGACGGTGGACCGCCTGACCACCCTGCTCACCGCCTCCCTGGGCGGCCGGGCACGGGGCGGCGAGCCCCTGCGGGTCGAGACCGTCCACGACGAGGAGCGCGCCAGCCTGAAGATCATCGTGATCGGCGGACTGGAGGACAGCGCCGAGGTCCTGCGGCTGATCGCCCTGCTGACCGACTGA
- the trpA gene encoding tryptophan synthase subunit alpha, protein MTQTKLSTTLAAVRAADRAALIGYLPAGFPTVEGGIAAVRALIDGGCDIVEVGLPHSDPVLDGPTIQTADDIALRAGVKIKDVLRTVAEVSAQTDAPVLVMTYWNPVDRYGVARFAADLAAAGGAGCILPDLPVEESDEWRKAAGEHGLDTVFVVAPSSKDPRLAEVTAAGSGFVYAAAVMGVTGTRAAVGNLAEDLVARTRATTDLPVCVGLGVSNADQAAEVARFADGVIVGSAFVQRILDADGDERAALAAVRELAAELAEGVRRR, encoded by the coding sequence ATGACGCAGACCAAGCTGAGCACCACCCTCGCGGCCGTCCGGGCCGCGGACCGGGCCGCCCTGATCGGCTACCTCCCGGCCGGCTTCCCGACCGTCGAGGGCGGCATCGCGGCCGTCCGCGCGCTGATCGACGGTGGCTGCGACATCGTCGAGGTCGGCCTGCCGCACTCCGACCCGGTGCTGGACGGCCCGACCATCCAGACCGCCGACGACATCGCCCTGCGGGCCGGTGTGAAGATCAAGGACGTGCTGCGCACGGTCGCCGAGGTGTCCGCCCAGACCGACGCGCCGGTGCTGGTGATGACGTACTGGAACCCGGTCGACCGCTACGGCGTGGCCCGGTTCGCCGCCGACCTGGCGGCCGCCGGGGGAGCCGGCTGCATCCTGCCCGACCTGCCGGTCGAGGAGTCCGACGAGTGGCGCAAGGCGGCGGGCGAGCACGGTCTCGACACCGTCTTCGTGGTCGCCCCGAGCAGCAAGGACCCGCGCCTGGCCGAGGTCACCGCCGCCGGTTCGGGCTTCGTCTACGCCGCCGCCGTGATGGGCGTGACGGGCACCCGGGCCGCGGTCGGCAACCTCGCCGAGGACCTGGTGGCCAGGACCAGGGCCACCACCGACCTGCCGGTCTGTGTGGGCCTGGGAGTCTCGAACGCCGACCAGGCGGCCGAGGTCGCCCGCTTCGCGGACGGCGTGATCGTCGGCTCGGCCTTCGTCCAGCGGATCCTGGACGCGGACGGTGACGAGCGGGCCGCCCTCGCGGCGGTCCGCGAACTGGCCGCGGAACTGGCGGAGGGCGTCCGCCGCCGCTGA
- the trpB gene encoding tryptophan synthase subunit beta, translating into MSENHRPGLQVPDTRGYFGAYGGRFIPEALVAAVEQVADEYEKAKADPAFAAELDALLKDYTGRPSPLTDVHRFSAEAGGARVLLKREDLNHTGSHKINNVLGQALLTRRMGKTRIIAETGAGQHGVATATACALFGFDCTIYMGEVDTERQALNVARMRMLGAEVVAVKSGSRTLKDAINEAFRDWVANVDSTHYLFGTVAGPHPFPMMVRDFHRVIGIEAREQVLERTGRLPDAVVACVGGGSNAMGIFHEFIPDAGVRLIGCEAAGEGAETPRHAATLTKGDPGVLHGSRTYVLQDEDGQTIESHSISAGLDYPGVGPEHAWLKDTGRAEYRPVTDDEAMQALRLLSRTEGIIPAIESAHALAGALVLGRELGPEATILVSLSGRGDKDMHTAAQYFGLYDDNAADGGK; encoded by the coding sequence ATGTCCGAGAACCACCGGCCGGGCCTCCAGGTCCCGGACACCCGCGGCTACTTCGGTGCCTACGGCGGGCGCTTCATCCCCGAGGCGCTGGTCGCCGCGGTCGAGCAGGTCGCCGACGAGTACGAGAAGGCCAAGGCCGACCCGGCCTTCGCCGCCGAGCTCGACGCCCTGCTCAAGGACTACACCGGCCGCCCCAGCCCGCTCACCGACGTCCACCGCTTCTCCGCCGAGGCGGGCGGCGCGCGCGTCCTGCTCAAGCGCGAGGACCTGAACCACACCGGCTCGCACAAGATCAACAACGTGCTGGGCCAGGCCTTGCTCACCCGGCGGATGGGCAAGACCCGGATCATCGCCGAGACCGGCGCCGGCCAGCACGGCGTGGCCACCGCGACCGCCTGCGCGCTGTTCGGCTTCGACTGCACCATCTACATGGGCGAGGTGGACACCGAGCGCCAGGCGCTCAACGTCGCCCGGATGCGGATGCTCGGCGCCGAGGTCGTCGCCGTGAAGTCCGGCAGCCGCACCCTCAAGGACGCCATCAACGAGGCGTTCCGCGACTGGGTCGCCAACGTCGACTCCACCCACTACCTGTTCGGCACCGTCGCGGGCCCGCACCCGTTCCCGATGATGGTCCGCGACTTCCACCGGGTGATCGGCATCGAGGCCCGCGAGCAGGTGCTGGAACGCACCGGCCGGCTGCCCGACGCGGTCGTCGCCTGCGTCGGCGGCGGCTCCAACGCGATGGGCATCTTCCACGAGTTCATCCCGGACGCCGGCGTGCGCCTGATCGGCTGCGAGGCGGCCGGCGAGGGCGCCGAGACCCCGAGGCACGCCGCCACCCTGACCAAGGGCGACCCGGGCGTGCTGCACGGCTCGCGGACCTACGTCCTGCAGGACGAGGACGGCCAGACCATCGAGAGCCACTCCATCTCGGCCGGCCTCGACTACCCCGGCGTCGGGCCCGAGCACGCCTGGCTGAAGGACACCGGCCGCGCCGAGTACCGCCCGGTGACCGACGACGAGGCGATGCAGGCGCTGCGCCTGCTGTCCCGCACCGAGGGCATCATCCCGGCCATCGAGAGCGCCCACGCGCTGGCCGGCGCCCTGGTCCTCGGCCGGGAGCTCGGCCCGGAGGCCACCATCCTGGTCAGCCTCTCCGGCCGCGGCGACAAGGACATGCACACCGCCGCGCAGTACTTCGGCCTCTACGACGACAACGCCGCCGACGGGGGCAAGTGA
- the trpM gene encoding tryptophan biosynthesis modulator TrpM → MSLASRLAPGCRPRGCRAPARRVLGRRVRYVIGCEPGQVPGRRWRRTHG, encoded by the coding sequence ATGTCACTCGCCTCCCGTCTCGCCCCCGGCTGCCGCCCGCGCGGCTGCCGCGCGCCCGCACGCCGGGTGCTGGGCCGCCGGGTGCGGTACGTGATCGGGTGCGAGCCGGGGCAGGTGCCGGGGCGCCGATGGCGAAGGACGCACGGCTGA
- the trpC gene encoding indole-3-glycerol phosphate synthase TrpC, translated as MSVLDEIIDGVREDLAERQARVSLDELKELAAKAPEAKDGVAALRGDGVRVICEVKRSSPSKGALAAIADPAALATDYAAGGAAAISVLTEQRRFGGSLADLDAVRAAVDTPLLRKDFIVTAYQLWEARAHGADLALLIVAALEQPALVSLIERAESIGLTPLVEVHDEEEIARAVDAGARIIGVNARNLKTLEVDRNTFGNVVDAIPAHIVKVAESGVRGPHDLISYANLGADAVLVGESLVTGKDPKSAVADLVAAGAHPALRNNGRG; from the coding sequence GTGAGTGTGCTCGACGAGATCATCGACGGGGTCCGTGAGGACCTCGCCGAGCGACAGGCCCGGGTCTCCCTGGACGAGCTCAAGGAGCTCGCCGCCAAGGCGCCCGAGGCCAAGGACGGCGTGGCCGCCCTCCGGGGCGACGGTGTCCGGGTGATCTGCGAGGTCAAGCGCTCCAGCCCCTCGAAGGGCGCGCTGGCGGCCATCGCAGACCCGGCCGCCCTGGCCACGGACTACGCGGCCGGCGGCGCCGCCGCGATCAGCGTGCTGACCGAGCAGCGCCGCTTCGGCGGCTCGCTCGCCGACCTCGACGCCGTGCGCGCCGCGGTCGACACCCCGCTCCTGCGCAAGGACTTCATCGTCACCGCGTACCAGCTGTGGGAGGCCCGCGCCCACGGCGCCGACCTCGCGCTGCTGATCGTGGCCGCGCTCGAACAGCCGGCCCTGGTCTCGCTCATCGAGCGGGCCGAGTCGATCGGCCTCACGCCGCTGGTCGAGGTGCACGACGAGGAGGAGATCGCCCGCGCGGTCGACGCCGGCGCCCGGATCATCGGGGTCAACGCCCGCAACCTCAAGACCCTCGAGGTGGACCGCAACACCTTCGGCAACGTGGTGGACGCGATCCCGGCGCACATCGTGAAGGTCGCCGAGTCCGGTGTGCGCGGCCCGCACGACCTGATCTCCTACGCCAACCTGGGGGCCGACGCGGTCCTGGTCGGCGAGTCCCTGGTGACCGGCAAGGACCCGAAGTCCGCCGTGGCCGACCTGGTCGCCGCCGGTGCCCATCCGGCCCTGCGCAACAACGGGCGGGGCTGA
- a CDS encoding DUF2752 domain-containing protein gives MNAPAAPAPKGSPLRRLGRPLAALVTVGIPTVYVAAVDPGAPGHYPTCPVLLATGWWCPGCGGLRCVHALTRGDLNTAAHDNVLVLVLAAVLAVFWLRWMWAALSGGPTPRVSFGLRQTVLLVLLLVAFTVLRNLPPGVALAPPII, from the coding sequence GTGAACGCTCCCGCAGCCCCGGCCCCGAAGGGGTCCCCGCTCCGCCGGCTCGGTCGGCCGCTGGCCGCCCTGGTGACGGTCGGCATCCCGACCGTGTACGTCGCCGCGGTCGATCCCGGCGCCCCGGGCCACTACCCGACCTGTCCGGTGCTCCTGGCCACCGGCTGGTGGTGCCCCGGTTGCGGCGGGCTGCGCTGTGTGCACGCGCTCACCAGGGGCGATCTCAACACTGCGGCCCACGACAACGTGCTGGTGCTGGTGCTCGCCGCGGTCCTCGCGGTGTTCTGGCTGCGCTGGATGTGGGCGGCGCTGAGCGGCGGGCCCACGCCCAGGGTGTCGTTCGGCCTGCGGCAGACGGTGTTGCTGGTGCTGCTGCTGGTCGCGTTCACCGTGCTGCGGAACCTTCCTCCCGGGGTCGCACTGGCGCCCCCGATCATCTGA
- a CDS encoding HGxxPAAW family protein, producing the protein MSAAAHGHTPAAWTGVTIAFIGFTVSGVAMIIPSIPLFWAGLVVVVAAGVVGKAMSMAGMGKQPSQNFAPTPTEERTPVTA; encoded by the coding sequence ATGTCGGCAGCAGCGCACGGCCACACTCCCGCCGCCTGGACCGGCGTGACCATCGCCTTCATCGGCTTCACCGTCAGCGGTGTCGCGATGATCATTCCGAGCATCCCGCTCTTCTGGGCCGGTCTCGTGGTCGTCGTGGCCGCCGGCGTCGTCGGCAAGGCGATGTCGATGGCGGGCATGGGCAAGCAGCCCAGCCAGAACTTCGCGCCGACCCCGACCGAGGAGCGCACCCCGGTCACCGCCTGA
- a CDS encoding TIGR02234 family membrane protein gives MTVQTAPRPTDRRSLALMLLLTALGAVLVLTAVGRTWARGAVTGLDGGRLEISATGSTLTGLPGGLALVALAAAVAVFAVRGRARAAVGVLTVLAGLGAAAGAVLGATDTAGLHAEAARKLALADAQAQQISHSGWPWVALAGGVLLALAGALTVRSGRHWPAMGARYDAPTRKASAVPRAADSPADLWKALDRGEDPTG, from the coding sequence GTGACCGTACAGACCGCTCCCCGTCCCACCGACCGCCGCAGCCTCGCGCTGATGCTGCTGCTCACCGCGCTCGGCGCCGTCCTGGTGCTGACCGCCGTCGGGCGGACCTGGGCCCGGGGGGCCGTGACCGGTCTGGACGGCGGGCGGCTGGAGATCAGCGCGACCGGCAGCACGCTGACCGGTCTTCCCGGTGGCCTGGCGCTGGTCGCGCTGGCCGCCGCGGTGGCGGTCTTCGCGGTGCGGGGCAGGGCGCGGGCGGCCGTCGGCGTGCTGACGGTGCTGGCCGGGCTCGGCGCGGCGGCGGGCGCGGTGCTCGGCGCCACCGACACCGCGGGCCTGCACGCCGAGGCGGCCCGCAAGCTCGCGCTGGCCGACGCGCAGGCGCAGCAGATCAGCCACTCCGGGTGGCCCTGGGTGGCCCTGGCGGGCGGGGTGCTGCTGGCTCTGGCCGGTGCGCTGACCGTTCGCTCCGGCCGGCACTGGCCGGCCATGGGCGCCCGCTACGACGCTCCCACCCGCAAGGCCTCCGCCGTGCCGCGGGCGGCGGACTCCCCGGCCGACCTGTGGAAGGCGCTGGACCGCGGCGAGGACCCGACCGGCTGA
- a CDS encoding anthranilate synthase component I, which translates to MDLEAFRKLAADTRVIPVTRRLLADGLTPIGVYRSLAAERPGTFLLESAEQGRSWSRYSFVGVRSAATLTVDPDGRARWLGAPPVGIPTTGDPLEVLRAALATLHTPRHADDGLPPLTGGLVGYLGYDVVRRLEKLPNLTPDDLKLPELTMLLATDLAVLDHVDGSVVLIANAVNHNDLATGADEAYADAVARLDAMEADLGRPVDPGLATFTPTAADARSPFGGEPYRKAVEEVKERIRAGEAFQVVPSQRFEAPCPASALDVYRVLRTTNPSPYMYLFRFPGPDGTAEGGFDVVGSSPEALVKVTDGEAMVHPIAGTRHRGATPHEDAELAAELLADPKERAEHLMLVDLGRNDLGRVCEPGSVEVVDFMSIERYSHVMHIVSTVTGRVSAGRTAFDVLTACFPAGTLSGAPKPRAMQIIEELEPTRRGLYGGCVGYLDFAGDSDTAIAIRTAVIRDRTAYVQAGAGVVADSDPASEDAECRNKAAAVLRAVATANTLRAPLS; encoded by the coding sequence ATGGACCTCGAGGCCTTCCGCAAGCTCGCCGCAGACACCCGGGTCATCCCCGTCACCCGTCGGCTCCTGGCGGACGGCCTCACCCCGATCGGCGTGTACCGCAGCCTCGCCGCCGAGCGGCCCGGCACCTTCCTGCTGGAGTCCGCCGAGCAGGGCCGCAGCTGGTCCCGCTACTCCTTCGTCGGCGTGCGCAGCGCCGCCACCCTCACCGTCGACCCGGACGGCCGGGCCCGCTGGCTCGGCGCACCCCCGGTCGGCATCCCCACCACCGGGGACCCGCTGGAGGTGCTGCGCGCCGCACTCGCCACCCTGCACACCCCCCGGCACGCCGACGACGGCCTCCCGCCGCTCACCGGCGGCCTGGTCGGCTACCTCGGCTACGACGTCGTCCGCCGGCTGGAGAAGCTGCCGAACCTCACCCCGGACGACCTGAAGCTCCCCGAGCTCACCATGCTGCTGGCCACCGACCTGGCCGTGCTCGACCACGTCGACGGCAGCGTGGTGCTGATCGCCAACGCGGTCAACCACAACGACCTCGCCACCGGCGCCGACGAGGCCTACGCGGACGCGGTCGCCCGGCTGGACGCCATGGAGGCCGACCTCGGCCGCCCGGTCGACCCGGGCCTGGCGACCTTCACCCCGACCGCCGCTGACGCCCGGTCACCCTTCGGCGGCGAGCCGTACCGCAAGGCCGTCGAAGAGGTGAAGGAGCGGATCCGGGCGGGCGAGGCCTTCCAGGTCGTCCCCTCGCAGCGGTTCGAGGCGCCGTGCCCGGCCAGTGCCCTGGACGTCTACCGGGTGCTGCGCACCACCAACCCCAGCCCGTACATGTACCTGTTCCGCTTCCCCGGTCCGGACGGCACCGCGGAGGGCGGTTTCGACGTGGTCGGTTCCAGCCCGGAGGCGCTGGTCAAGGTCACCGACGGCGAGGCGATGGTGCACCCGATCGCCGGGACCAGGCACCGCGGCGCCACCCCGCACGAGGACGCAGAGCTGGCCGCCGAACTGCTCGCCGACCCCAAGGAGCGGGCCGAGCACCTGATGCTGGTGGACCTGGGCCGCAACGACCTCGGCCGGGTCTGCGAGCCGGGCAGCGTCGAGGTGGTCGACTTCATGTCGATCGAGCGCTACAGCCACGTGATGCACATCGTCTCCACCGTCACCGGCCGGGTCTCGGCCGGCCGGACCGCCTTCGACGTGCTCACCGCCTGCTTCCCGGCCGGTACCCTCTCCGGGGCGCCCAAGCCGCGCGCGATGCAGATCATCGAGGAACTGGAGCCCACCCGCCGCGGCCTGTACGGCGGCTGCGTCGGCTACCTCGACTTCGCCGGCGACTCGGACACCGCGATCGCCATCCGCACCGCCGTGATCCGCGACCGCACCGCCTACGTCCAGGCCGGCGCGGGCGTGGTCGCCGACTCCGACCCGGCGAGCGAGGACGCCGAGTGCCGCAACAAGGCCGCCGCCGTCCTGCGCGCCGTCGCCACCGCCAACACCCTGCGCGCGCCGCTGTCGTGA
- the hisI gene encoding phosphoribosyl-AMP cyclohydrolase: MSTTPAAPGTTALDPAVAARLKRTEDGLLPAIAQQYDTGEVLMLGWMDDEALHRTLTTGRCTYWSRSRREYWVKGDTSGHLQHVKSVALDCDGDTLLVKVDQVGAACHTGDRTCFDADALPLAR, translated from the coding sequence ATGTCCACCACGCCCGCCGCCCCCGGCACCACCGCCCTCGACCCGGCCGTCGCGGCCCGCCTCAAGCGCACCGAGGACGGCCTGCTCCCCGCCATCGCCCAGCAGTACGACACCGGTGAGGTGCTGATGCTCGGCTGGATGGACGACGAGGCGCTGCACCGCACCCTCACCACCGGGCGCTGCACCTACTGGAGCCGCAGCCGCCGCGAGTACTGGGTCAAGGGCGACACCTCGGGCCACCTCCAGCACGTCAAGAGCGTCGCCCTGGACTGCGACGGCGACACCCTGCTGGTCAAGGTCGACCAGGTCGGCGCCGCCTGCCACACCGGCGACCGGACCTGCTTCGACGCCGACGCCCTGCCGCTCGCTCGGTAA
- a CDS encoding ester cyclase, producing the protein MTFVQIVECRTEQPDELNRLMDTWIEQTQGRRTATHAMVGTDRADGRHIVEIVEFPSYEAAMRNSGLPETDRIFREMVALCQEPPTFTNLDLVRDDQLHKEAARRLLMNPAMGDMSPIDELLAPDYCDHDPSMDGDTVGPAAVKAMIEGYRKAFDFTFDIHSQLAEGDQVATRWTWRGTHIGEYMGMAPTRKTIEADGMTIWRFEDGMVKEGWWSWDSVAMMQQMGMMPES; encoded by the coding sequence ATGACCTTTGTACAGATCGTGGAGTGTCGCACGGAGCAGCCGGACGAGCTCAACCGATTGATGGACACCTGGATCGAGCAGACCCAGGGCAGGCGCACCGCAACCCACGCGATGGTCGGCACGGACCGGGCGGACGGCCGGCACATCGTGGAGATCGTCGAGTTCCCCTCGTACGAGGCGGCGATGCGCAACTCCGGGCTGCCGGAGACCGACCGGATATTCCGGGAGATGGTGGCGCTCTGCCAGGAGCCGCCCACCTTCACCAACCTCGACCTGGTCCGCGACGACCAGCTGCACAAGGAGGCCGCCCGCAGGCTGCTGATGAACCCCGCGATGGGCGACATGTCCCCGATCGACGAGCTGCTCGCGCCGGACTACTGCGACCACGACCCGTCGATGGACGGCGACACGGTCGGCCCGGCGGCCGTCAAGGCGATGATCGAGGGCTACCGCAAGGCCTTCGACTTCACGTTCGACATCCACAGCCAGCTCGCCGAAGGCGACCAGGTGGCCACCCGATGGACCTGGCGCGGTACCCACATCGGCGAGTACATGGGCATGGCGCCCACCCGCAAGACCATCGAGGCCGACGGGATGACGATCTGGCGGTTCGAGGACGGCATGGTCAAGGAGGGCTGGTGGAGCTGGGACTCCGTGGCGATGATGCAGCAGATGGGCATGATGCCGGAGAGCTGA
- a CDS encoding TIGR03085 family metal-binding protein, whose amino-acid sequence MARYARVERERLAGLLAEAGPQAATLCGGWRTRELAAHLVLRERRPDAAAGIRLKALAGWNRRVQAGYAERPYEELVRMFREGPPRLSPFALPGADEAANVVEYFVHAEDVRRAGAGGPAPVEPGLAQALWRRLPSLLRFEVGRRLPVALVLARPDGQRVELAHPTGPTVEITGEPGELVLFGYGRGAHAELAVSGAETAVAALRRVRPLP is encoded by the coding sequence ATGGCGAGGTATGCGCGGGTGGAGCGGGAACGGCTGGCGGGGCTGCTGGCCGAGGCGGGGCCGCAGGCGGCGACGCTGTGCGGCGGGTGGCGCACCCGGGAGCTGGCGGCGCACCTGGTCCTGCGGGAACGGCGGCCGGACGCGGCGGCGGGGATCCGGCTGAAGGCGCTGGCCGGCTGGAACCGGCGGGTCCAGGCCGGATACGCCGAGCGGCCGTACGAGGAGCTGGTGCGGATGTTCCGCGAGGGGCCGCCGCGGCTGTCGCCGTTCGCGCTGCCGGGCGCGGACGAGGCGGCCAACGTGGTGGAGTACTTCGTCCACGCGGAGGACGTCCGGCGGGCCGGTGCGGGCGGGCCGGCGCCGGTGGAGCCGGGCCTGGCCCAGGCGCTGTGGCGGCGGCTGCCGTCGCTGCTGCGGTTCGAGGTGGGCCGCCGGCTGCCGGTCGCCCTGGTGCTGGCGCGGCCGGACGGGCAGCGGGTGGAGCTGGCGCATCCGACCGGGCCGACGGTCGAGATCACCGGCGAGCCGGGTGAGCTGGTGCTGTTCGGGTACGGGCGCGGGGCGCACGCCGAGCTCGCGGTGAGCGGGGCCGAGACGGCCGTCGCGGCGCTGCGGCGGGTACGGCCGCTGCCCTGA
- a CDS encoding VOC family protein produces MLSTDHTPGAPNWLDLGSPDIEAAAAFYGAVFGWSFQLAGPEAGGYGFLQQDGRTVAAIGSLTEGATSAWTVYFHAPDADAAVKATEQAGGTVRVPAFDVMDAGRMACLTDPAGAEFAVWQPAAVLGLDAVTVPGSLCWAELHSGDPAAALAFYRTLFGWRDEEVEVPGMTYTVLSAAEGDQREASFGGIAPLQDDHQPPHWLPYVEVADVDAVVERTQGTGGSVVMPATDAPGIGRMAWLADPFGARFAAITSVPPQS; encoded by the coding sequence ATGCTCAGCACCGACCACACCCCCGGCGCCCCCAACTGGCTCGACCTCGGCAGCCCGGACATCGAGGCCGCCGCCGCCTTCTACGGGGCGGTGTTCGGCTGGTCGTTCCAGTTGGCCGGCCCGGAGGCGGGCGGCTACGGCTTCCTCCAGCAGGACGGCCGGACGGTCGCCGCGATCGGCTCGCTGACCGAGGGCGCGACCTCGGCCTGGACGGTGTACTTCCACGCGCCGGACGCCGACGCCGCGGTCAAGGCGACCGAGCAGGCCGGCGGCACCGTGCGGGTGCCCGCCTTCGACGTGATGGATGCCGGCCGGATGGCCTGTCTCACCGACCCGGCCGGCGCGGAGTTCGCCGTCTGGCAGCCGGCGGCGGTCCTCGGCCTGGACGCCGTGACGGTGCCCGGCAGCCTGTGCTGGGCGGAGCTGCACTCCGGTGACCCGGCGGCGGCGCTCGCCTTCTACCGCACGCTCTTCGGCTGGCGCGACGAGGAGGTGGAGGTGCCGGGGATGACGTACACGGTGCTGTCGGCCGCCGAGGGCGACCAGCGGGAGGCCTCGTTCGGCGGTATCGCCCCGCTGCAGGACGACCACCAGCCGCCGCACTGGCTGCCGTACGTCGAGGTGGCCGACGTGGACGCGGTGGTCGAGCGGACGCAGGGCACCGGCGGCTCGGTGGTGATGCCGGCGACGGACGCTCCCGGGATCGGCCGGATGGCCTGGCTTGCCGACCCGTTCGGTGCCCGGTTCGCCGCCATCACGAGCGTCCCGCCGCAGTCCTGA
- the hisF gene encoding imidazole glycerol phosphate synthase subunit HisF: MTLAVRVIPCLDVDAGRVVKGVNFQNLRDAGDPVELAKLYDAQGADELTFLDITASSGDRATTYDVVRRTAEQVFIPLTVGGGVRTVDDVDKLLRAGADKVGVNTAAIARPELVREIAERFGRQVLVLSVDARRCPEGTVTGSGFEVTTHGGRRGTGMDAIEWAVRAAELGAGEILLNSMDADGTKDGYDLEIIRAARKAVTVPVIASGGAGKLADFAPAVEAGADAVLAASVFHFGDLRIDQVKDALREAGHPVR; encoded by the coding sequence GTGACCCTCGCCGTACGAGTCATCCCCTGTCTGGACGTCGACGCCGGTCGGGTCGTCAAGGGTGTCAACTTCCAGAACCTGCGCGACGCGGGCGACCCGGTCGAGCTCGCCAAGCTCTACGACGCCCAGGGCGCCGACGAGTTGACCTTCCTCGACATCACCGCCTCCTCCGGCGACCGGGCCACCACCTACGACGTGGTGCGGCGCACCGCCGAGCAGGTCTTCATCCCGCTCACCGTCGGCGGCGGCGTGCGGACCGTGGACGACGTCGACAAGCTGCTGCGGGCCGGCGCGGACAAGGTCGGCGTCAACACCGCCGCGATCGCCCGACCCGAACTGGTCCGCGAGATCGCCGAGCGGTTCGGCCGCCAGGTGCTGGTGCTCTCGGTGGACGCCCGCCGCTGCCCCGAGGGCACCGTCACCGGGTCCGGCTTCGAGGTGACCACGCACGGTGGCCGCCGCGGCACCGGGATGGACGCGATCGAGTGGGCCGTGCGCGCCGCCGAGCTGGGCGCGGGGGAGATCCTGCTCAACTCGATGGACGCGGACGGCACCAAGGACGGCTACGACCTGGAGATCATCCGGGCCGCCCGCAAGGCCGTCACCGTCCCGGTGATCGCCTCCGGCGGCGCGGGCAAGCTCGCCGACTTCGCCCCGGCCGTCGAGGCCGGCGCCGACGCGGTGCTCGCCGCCAGCGTCTTCCACTTCGGCGACCTGCGGATCGACCAGGTCAAGGACGCCCTCCGGGAGGCTGGCCACCCCGTCCGCTGA
- a CDS encoding RidA family protein, which produces MSETPAAPRSHRVTGFSPWEEQFGFSRAVAVGDTVLVAGTTAFENGMVHHEGDPYRQTLAAFEVAFKALAEYGLSAADVVRTRMYLTHVRDCDEAGRAHKQLFDTIRPVSTMVVVEGLIDSRMMVEIEIEAYRPGLATSLEGKQ; this is translated from the coding sequence ATGAGTGAGACCCCGGCCGCGCCGCGATCGCACCGAGTGACCGGATTCTCCCCCTGGGAGGAGCAGTTCGGATTCTCCCGAGCCGTCGCGGTCGGGGACACCGTCCTCGTGGCGGGCACCACCGCGTTCGAGAACGGCATGGTGCACCACGAGGGCGACCCGTACCGGCAGACCCTCGCCGCCTTCGAGGTGGCGTTCAAGGCCCTTGCGGAGTACGGCCTTTCGGCCGCCGACGTGGTCCGCACCCGGATGTACCTCACGCACGTACGGGACTGCGACGAGGCAGGCCGGGCGCACAAGCAGCTCTTCGACACGATCCGACCGGTCTCGACCATGGTCGTGGTGGAGGGCCTGATCGACTCCCGGATGATGGTCGAGATCGAGATCGAGGCCTACCGTCCCGGGCTGGCAACCTCCTTGGAAGGCAAGCAGTGA